One window from the genome of Nicotiana tomentosiformis chromosome 5, ASM39032v3, whole genome shotgun sequence encodes:
- the LOC108947784 gene encoding uncharacterized protein, translated as MINCRRTTAQLCNNGRGTTTQLYNNCRKTTMQLCYNSSSFWVTYASLGFCNSEAKKVRRPTLLNDILKLPPGKTIDVSFNNRNQAIGKEGRKLPSFLGIIARTPELTPLHVDDWRNFDNEEKKKLVDFVRKKFSIPKCGEAWILKTLGKKWKDYKCELKGEYVRKYKTKDALLKNRPSRIPRDQWSGLVSYWLSDKAKRCTQANRNNRAKQTRPHTGGSKSIATLINEQAVNGIEPTRAEIFILTHKKHNDGRPLDDDVAKTIKMINERMSNSERSTEQPPHSVAWEGDVYSPGVGK; from the exons ATGATCAACTGTAGAAGGACAACTGCACAGTTGTGCAACAACGGTAGAGGGACGACTACACAGTTGTACAACAACTGCAGAAAGACAACTATGCAGTTGTGCTACAACAGTTCTAGTTTTTGGGTTACATATGCTTCTCTTGGCTTTT GTAATTCAGAAGCAAAAAAGGTTCGTAGGCCTACTTTACTGAATGATATTTTGAAACTTCCGCCGGGGAAGACAATTGACGTGTCGTTTAATAATCGTAACCAAGCTATTGGGAAAGAGGGTCGAAAGCTTCCTAGCTTTCTAGGAATTATTGCCAGAACTCCAGAACTAACACCTCTACATGTAGATGATTGGAGAAATTTTGACAACGAGGAAAAGAAAAAATTGGTGGATTTTGTGAGG AAGAAGTTCTCTATCCCAAAATGTGGAGAAGCGTGGATCTTAAAGACACTAGGAAAGAAATGGAAAGATTACAAGTGCGAATTAAAAGGTGAATATGTGCGAAAATATAAGACTAAAGATGCTTTGCTAAAAAATAGACCAAGTCGCATACCGAGGGATCAATGGAGTGGTCTTGTCTCTTATTGGCTTTCTGATAAAGCTAAG AGATGTACCCaagcaaatagaaataatagggCCAAACAAACGAGGCCTCACACAGGAGGATCCAAAAGTATTGCCACCTTGATAAATGAGCAG GCTGTAAACGGGATAGAGCCTACACGAGCAGAAATTTTCATATTAACTCATAAAAAACATAATGATGGTAGGCCACTGGATGATGATGTTGCCAAGACAATC AAAATGATAAATGAAAGGATGAGCAATAGTGAGAGATCTACTGAGCAACCTCCTCATAGTGTTGCTTGGGAAGGCGATGTGTATTCTCCAGGtgttggaaaataa